In Algiphilus sp., a genomic segment contains:
- a CDS encoding PepSY-associated TM helix domain-containing protein — MKADTLRAFTTLHTWTGLVTGLALFIAFYAGALTVFHGALHSWEQPATRAEAVQGPDRVDALRRAVVDAHPGAAEELTVVLPGFDGPRAAAFWRAEEGRHHASLGPDGALTEGAPLASELAEHINHIHFTLGLPQGIGMWLMGLVSAIYALALVSGIVIHLPTLVENLFALRPGRNIKRYWQDAHNVIGVLSLPFHVIFAFTGALLCVLTVFVAGLAYIALDERVAERFQSAFEIVEAPPPAGEPLTAPDSATLMARAREAIPGMTPFLFQHHRSRDARGLTVVHGVIDGRLANRVAVAIRHDDLGIAETWAPGSRPATPIASSVITSLHFGNFGGPVVQWLYFLLGLGGAFLFYSGNLLWIESRRRRRQREQPRLHRVMAGVTVGVCVGCCLGVSGLFLANKLLPEALADRAAWEMRVYYLLFLGSVAWALLRPPARGAVELLLATSALTAAIPIVNWGVTGDHPWSAIHDGQWAVAGIDLVALAGAAAFALLARATHRRARDGNPNSVWHGTAGRPPASADASTAGAESA; from the coding sequence ATGAAGGCCGACACCCTGCGCGCATTCACCACGCTGCACACCTGGACCGGCCTGGTCACCGGTCTGGCGCTGTTCATCGCGTTCTACGCCGGCGCCCTGACGGTATTCCACGGCGCGCTGCACAGCTGGGAGCAGCCGGCCACGCGTGCCGAGGCCGTGCAGGGGCCCGATCGGGTCGACGCGCTGCGACGCGCGGTGGTCGACGCCCATCCGGGCGCCGCCGAAGAGCTCACCGTCGTGCTGCCCGGATTCGACGGCCCGCGGGCGGCCGCGTTCTGGCGCGCGGAGGAAGGGCGCCATCACGCCAGCCTGGGACCGGACGGCGCGCTGACCGAAGGTGCTCCGCTGGCGTCGGAGCTGGCCGAGCACATCAACCACATCCATTTCACGCTGGGCCTGCCGCAGGGCATCGGCATGTGGCTGATGGGGCTGGTGTCGGCGATCTATGCGCTCGCACTGGTCTCGGGGATCGTCATCCACCTGCCGACGCTGGTGGAGAACCTGTTCGCGCTGCGGCCCGGGCGCAACATCAAGCGCTACTGGCAGGACGCGCACAACGTCATCGGGGTCCTCTCGCTGCCGTTCCACGTCATCTTCGCGTTCACCGGTGCCCTGCTGTGCGTGCTGACGGTCTTCGTGGCGGGGCTCGCCTACATCGCCCTCGACGAGCGCGTGGCCGAGCGCTTCCAGTCCGCCTTCGAGATCGTCGAGGCACCGCCCCCCGCCGGCGAGCCGCTGACCGCACCCGACAGCGCCACCCTCATGGCGCGGGCCCGCGAGGCGATACCGGGCATGACGCCCTTCCTCTTCCAGCACCACCGGTCGCGCGACGCCCGCGGCCTGACCGTGGTCCACGGCGTGATCGACGGGCGCCTCGCCAACCGGGTGGCGGTGGCCATCCGCCACGACGATCTCGGCATCGCCGAGACCTGGGCGCCGGGCAGCCGGCCGGCGACGCCGATCGCCTCCAGCGTCATCACCTCGCTGCATTTCGGCAACTTCGGCGGGCCGGTGGTGCAGTGGCTCTATTTCCTCCTCGGCCTCGGCGGCGCCTTCCTGTTCTACTCCGGCAACCTGCTGTGGATCGAGTCGCGCCGGCGGCGACGGCAGCGCGAGCAGCCGCGCCTGCATCGCGTCATGGCCGGCGTCACGGTCGGGGTCTGCGTCGGCTGCTGCCTGGGCGTATCGGGACTGTTCCTGGCCAACAAGCTGCTGCCGGAAGCACTTGCCGACCGCGCCGCCTGGGAGATGCGCGTGTACTACCTGCTCTTCCTGGGCAGCGTGGCGTGGGCGCTGCTGCGCCCACCCGCACGCGGCGCCGTCGAGCTGCTGCTCGCCACCAGCGCCCTGACCGCCGCCATTCCGATCGTCAACTGGGGCGTGACCGGGGACCACCCCTGGTCCGCGATCCACGATGGTCAGTGGGCGGTGGCCGGCATCGACCTGGTGGCGCTGGCCGGTGCCGCAGCCTTCGCGCTGCTGGCGCGCGCGACGCATCGCCGGGCGCGCGACGGCAACCCGAACAGCGTGTGGCACGGGACCGCCGGGCGCCCGCCGGCATCCGCGGATGCGTCGACGGCCGGCGCGGAGAGCGCCTAG
- a CDS encoding TonB-dependent receptor, whose translation MYRRCIHGACAALALIATLSARAEPRDAADIAVIRLDDEPAPPLERAPETLALDEIVVTGEKIARSLEQTTASAAVIDGASLEAYNDASVSDLFRRLGNVTASQDGTFSIRGVGNTGPEGFTYGQPVITQFIDGVAVDRIGQFTALNQAWDIERVEVLRGPQSTAQGRNALAGAVITTTRDPTEFWEARARARFAELGTRQLAIAGGGPLGGGLSFRVAGDHRQSDGFVTNTTLDDPEWGATGSRLGRAKLAYRPRALPALEVVATAMIGEADNGNDGSSVEYETTDAAPRTAQDNTPGASDRIARLYSLRARYDIAPDVTVHSTTAYLDTRDVSRRDFDRSAAGESVTDTDFRGRTVSQELRVNFEALGALRGIVGVYAGRFDDDRDIAVREGRIRLSDFAPLPLADSILRLHYDSTSFVADRAENLAVFGEVDWAISERLTATFGLRYDTERRETTSEYSTDRVDASLSLPGQVAGLPVLGPALDALLDTLPPLDVGPLLSLTPIVPGTSGRQHAASDYDAWLPKLGLRYALTDRLTAFATYTEAYRAGGVDILFTTGELVPFEPEFTRNYEVGLRGRAWDERLRYALNVYYVDWRDQQVEILTADGAVSYTENAATSTLWGGELSLTARLARGWHIDASLGYAHTRFDHYETINGDYAGNRFVRAPEFTAGLGTAWRGAAGWFASGSVAYTGDYFVTPENDPRETSDAYTLIDARAGYAFRFGSVAVFVRNALDDDHATYRFRLEPGPGVEIPGTLIAHGPPRILGIALELRY comes from the coding sequence GTGTACCGACGATGCATCCACGGTGCCTGCGCCGCGCTCGCGCTCATCGCGACACTGTCGGCTCGCGCCGAACCGCGTGACGCCGCAGACATCGCCGTCATCCGGCTGGACGACGAGCCCGCGCCACCGCTCGAACGCGCGCCCGAGACGCTCGCGCTGGACGAGATCGTGGTCACCGGCGAGAAGATTGCGCGCAGCCTCGAGCAGACCACCGCTTCGGCAGCGGTGATCGACGGCGCATCACTGGAGGCCTACAACGACGCTTCGGTGAGCGACCTCTTCCGCCGGCTGGGCAACGTCACGGCCAGCCAGGATGGCACCTTCAGCATCCGGGGCGTCGGCAACACCGGGCCGGAGGGCTTCACCTACGGCCAGCCGGTGATCACCCAGTTCATCGACGGTGTCGCCGTCGACCGCATCGGCCAGTTCACCGCGCTCAACCAGGCCTGGGACATCGAGCGCGTGGAGGTGCTGCGCGGCCCGCAGTCCACCGCGCAGGGACGCAACGCGCTGGCCGGCGCGGTCATCACCACCACGCGCGATCCCACCGAGTTCTGGGAGGCGCGCGCCCGCGCGCGGTTCGCGGAACTGGGTACGCGCCAGCTCGCGATCGCCGGCGGCGGCCCCCTCGGTGGCGGCCTCTCGTTCCGCGTGGCCGGCGACCACCGGCAGTCGGACGGATTCGTCACCAACACCACGCTCGACGATCCGGAATGGGGCGCCACCGGCAGCCGTCTCGGCCGTGCCAAGCTGGCCTACCGCCCGCGCGCGCTGCCCGCGCTCGAGGTGGTGGCGACGGCGATGATCGGCGAGGCCGATAACGGGAACGACGGCAGCAGCGTCGAGTACGAGACCACCGATGCCGCGCCGCGCACCGCCCAGGACAACACGCCGGGCGCTTCGGACCGCATTGCGCGGCTCTACTCGCTGCGCGCGCGCTACGACATCGCGCCGGACGTGACGGTGCACAGCACCACCGCCTATCTCGATACCCGGGATGTGAGCCGCCGCGATTTCGATCGCAGCGCCGCGGGCGAGAGCGTCACCGACACGGACTTCCGCGGCCGCACCGTGTCGCAGGAGCTGCGCGTCAACTTCGAGGCGCTCGGCGCACTCCGCGGCATCGTCGGCGTGTACGCCGGACGCTTCGACGACGACCGCGACATCGCTGTGCGCGAGGGCCGCATCCGGCTCTCCGACTTTGCCCCGCTGCCGCTGGCCGACAGCATCCTGCGACTGCACTACGACTCGACCAGCTTCGTCGCCGACCGCGCCGAGAATCTTGCCGTCTTCGGCGAAGTCGACTGGGCGATCAGCGAGCGCCTGACCGCCACCTTCGGCCTGCGCTACGACACCGAGCGACGCGAGACCACGTCCGAGTACAGCACCGATCGCGTCGACGCCAGCCTCTCGCTGCCCGGGCAGGTCGCGGGCCTTCCGGTGCTGGGGCCGGCGCTGGATGCGCTGCTCGATACCCTGCCCCCGCTCGACGTCGGCCCGCTGCTGTCGCTCACGCCGATCGTGCCGGGAACGAGCGGTCGTCAGCATGCAGCGAGCGACTACGACGCCTGGCTGCCGAAGCTGGGGCTGCGCTACGCGCTCACCGACCGGCTCACCGCCTTCGCCACCTACACCGAGGCCTACCGCGCCGGCGGCGTCGACATCCTGTTCACCACCGGCGAGCTGGTGCCCTTCGAGCCCGAGTTCACGCGCAACTACGAGGTCGGCCTCCGCGGCCGCGCCTGGGACGAGCGCCTGCGCTACGCGCTCAATGTCTACTACGTCGACTGGCGCGACCAGCAGGTCGAGATCCTGACCGCGGACGGCGCCGTCAGCTATACCGAGAACGCGGCCACCTCGACGCTCTGGGGCGGCGAGCTGTCGCTCACCGCACGCCTCGCGCGCGGCTGGCACATCGACGCCAGCCTAGGCTATGCGCACACCCGCTTCGACCACTACGAAACGATCAACGGCGACTACGCCGGCAACCGCTTCGTGCGCGCGCCGGAATTCACCGCCGGTCTCGGTACCGCCTGGCGCGGCGCCGCCGGCTGGTTCGCGTCGGGAAGCGTGGCCTACACCGGCGACTACTTCGTCACGCCCGAGAACGATCCGCGCGAGACTTCGGATGCCTATACCCTCATCGACGCGCGCGCCGGCTACGCTTTCCGCTTCGGTTCGGTGGCGGTCTTCGTGCGCAATGCGCTCGACGACGACCACGCAACCTATCGCTTCCGGCTCGAGCCGGGGCCGGGCGTCGAGATACCCGGCACGCTGATCGCCCACGGCCCGCCGCGCATTCTCGGCATCGCGCTCGAACTCCGCTACTGA